CAGTCATTTTGAATGACCTTGACTTCAGACTTTAAAGCATTTTCCTCgtattatttctgaacatataatatgtataagaCAAGTTTGTACAAGATGTAGTTGCAGttcatgcatcttttctgcAAAGATATCTAAGAagtgatttgtttaacatttacatcttCATGTGATGCACTTGGAATAGAATTATCTTTAACTAGAGGGTTAATAAAGAACAAGTTACTTGAATCATGCTGTAGATACATTTTCATGTTGACTAGTTAAAAACCGTCAAAAAATGTGGATTTGAATTTTTTGCcaaatcgcccagccctagcgTTTGTGTTTTGAGTTGTGTGGCGTACCTCAGGCCGTTCACGATGTCCTTGGTCTTGCCGAAGTAGATCTCGTTGAGAGTGGAGCGGATCTTGTTCTCCAtgtcctgacacacacacacacacacacacacacacacagagagagagagagagtttgagCGTGTATGACGACACGTGAGCTAAACTAGCGTCTGCGTGAGAAAATCACCTCCACCAGGCGGCCGATGTTAGCGATGTGAGGAGAGGATTCGCTGACCGTCTCGTCTTTCTccatctgaacacacacacacacacacacacacacacacacacacacggtaaCCTGAGGCGGTCACATGACTCCACTGAGCGCTATAAGTAGAGCTGGGGTTAAAGCGGTACCTGTCGGGTGAGGCTGCCGCCCAGGTTCATGGTGCCCGAGCCGGTTTTGGTGGTCTGGAGCCACAGCATGACGGTCGACGTGAGTTTATAGTGAGCCGTGCGGCCGCTGGACTtctcctgaaacacacacacacacacacacacacacacactctcagtcAAACGGAGCAGAGCAGCTCAATCTTCAAACAACAGCAGACCTCAGGAGGTCAAGCTGAATGAGTTCCGCTAATCTGTTTAATGTTTTCATGTCATGACACAAAGATTTGGGGCGCAGTTTAAAAGCCTGACTTGTGTGACTGTCATttacaagaagaagaaaaaaacaaaacaaaaaaacacaaaaaaaaataaaaagatgaaaaatgacaaaatgtacaAGTTAGTTAAACCCATTTTccatacatttaattatttttttcatttgtagaaataagttttatttataataataatataaatcaccCTCAGATGCTCAAACTAATTATGaggcattttatttaatttttatcttGTTCACAATTTTTGAAACCATTTTACCAAAACCTGGAACATAAAGAAAGTTTAAATGGTTACTTATTAGCAATTgttagaaattaaaattaaataaacaaacaaacaggcaaaatataaagaaaaaattatttaaaaaatgaaatttttttaagatgtaaataaaaaaattcctacattttttaataaatctgagTATTTGTTGATTTgaataaactataaaatatttcttacaATAATATAGTCAACAACAAGTGGTcaaattatatcatattatacgagctgctttattttttttaattaatcttagatattctttacattttttttaaatcatgttacCAAAATTTGGGAGATGAAAGCAGTTCACATTATTTACCagcaataaacaaaaacaacaaaaataaataaaaatctaactttaagtaattttaaattgcaaaaacacttcacaaaatgtattttttgtctgtttttgatcaaatgattGCAGTCTCGTTCAGCAGAAGAGACTTTGAAACAATACACTTTTTTACCAGATGctacattatatataattatcaattcatataaattattttaagtaaaataccacttcataaaattacaatgaaactTTAGTGTCAAATTAGCTCAAATGTATCATTTCAAAAGTACATaagtaaaacaaatgtaataaagcaaaaaacaaaaaaatcccaatacaatttttttattaatttgaataaattcttGTATAATTTGTAAAGTTTGAATAATTTCAGTAGCAGCGTTGAATAGTTGAGCTTGACTAATGATACGAATTCTACAATAAACTCGGACTTCCTGTCTGCACAGGAAGTGGCGCGCCGGCTCACCTGCACCTCCACCACGTGGATGGAGTCCCAGCATCCCTTGATCTTCTTGGAGCCGTCTCCAGCTTTCTTGATGAGGATGACTCCGGCGAATCCGTGATCCAGATCCCACAGGTACACGGAGGAAACCCCGCCCTCGAAATACCTGCGCGAGAGAGAGCGTCAGTCAGGCTCCCGGCCAATCAGAGCGCGGGGGCGTGTCGGGGGCGTGTACTCACAGGTCTCTGTACTGGTCGAAGGCGTTGTTGGCCTCCACCTCCAGCTTGCGCAGACGAGCCGAGGGCATGGCGCCGTCGTCGATCGGAGGCTCGTATTTATTACTCCAGGGGGATCTGACAGAAACAAGCACCTCATTCATTACCACATTCTTCCAGACTCACTTTAATTGCAGTAATCAAAGCACGAATGATTAATTGAAGTCATGAAACTTATGCTATTGAACAACGAAATGTttgacaaaaatgacatttttaaggCCCCATGAAATcggttttatttttcctcaaattctgtttttattttttccaaattctgtgttttatattttcattttttctggTTTCTCTTTATCTTCTTAATTTCCCTGGattcagtttttaatctaaattctgtttttttttctgcattcggttaaattaaagtttaataatcaaaaagcatgtccagttaattgaaatcataaaaaacttatacaatttaaaagtttaaccaaaaaataaaaaaataaaataataataattttagggccattttaaatccatttatttttctcaaattctgtttatttttccataaatattatttttcctttttaaacacctttattatttaagtttttctggattccttttttttaaaaatcccattttaaaagttaaataaaattttagtaaTAAAAAAGCTTGTCTAATTTATTAAAATCGCTTAACTTTTACAACTtaacaacaatttattttaagttaaaaagaaaaaaaacacttacattAAGTGCCCTatgaaattcttttttttttttaatttaatttttatcatCAAAAAGCATGCCTAATCAGCTGACTcgttaataaaatttaaatacaattttttttttacaacttaatttatttaaaattttatttgacAATAATAGGctctattaaatgttttattttttcagaaattcttttattttctgGATTTACAAAGGCATAAAACTAACCTTTTAAAACCTAATCAAAAGCACATAAATCCTTTCACTTTTGGTAAACAAAGACATTGAG
The sequence above is a segment of the Onychostoma macrolepis isolate SWU-2019 chromosome 22, ASM1243209v1, whole genome shotgun sequence genome. Coding sequences within it:
- the capzb gene encoding F-actin-capping protein subunit beta isoform X2, encoding MNEQQLDCALDLMRRLPPQQIEKNLSDLIDLVPSLCEDLLSSVDQPLKIARDKVVGKDYLLCDYNRDGDSYRSPWSNKYEPPIDDGAMPSARLRKLEVEANNAFDQYRDLYFEGGVSSVYLWDLDHGFAGVILIKKAGDGSKKIKGCWDSIHVVEVQEKSSGRTAHYKLTSTVMLWLQTTKTGSGTMNLGGSLTRQMEKDETVSESSPHIANIGRLVEDMENKIRSTLNEIYFGKTKDIVNGLRSIESLPDNQKYRQLQRELSQVLTQRQIYID
- the capzb gene encoding F-actin-capping protein subunit beta isoform X1, which gives rise to MNEQQLDCALDLMRRLPPQQIEKNLSDLIDLVPSLCEDLLSSVDQPLKIARDKVVGKDYLLCDYNRDGDSYRSPWSNKYEPPIDDGAMPSARLRKLEVEANNAFDQYRDLYFEGGVSSVYLWDLDHGFAGVILIKKAGDGSKKIKGCWDSIHVVEVQEKSSGRTAHYKLTSTVMLWLQTTKTGSGTMNLGGSLTRQMEKDETVSESSPHIANIGRLVEDMENKIRSTLNEIYFGKTKDIVNGLRSVQTLADKSKQEALKNDLMHALSQRSKQQS